One region of Thalassoroseus pseudoceratinae genomic DNA includes:
- a CDS encoding GDSL-type esterase/lipase family protein: MKHSWYTTIFAYVIIGCRLAMAAPPDYAWLPQAPRLSAPTGEVIHATNVQELFAAANTIKPGGTILLADGQYELPSVLTLATDNVTLRSRSGNRHDVILDGTNSRHGELVLISGEGITVADLTIQNIKWNGFKIASEHGAQRARIYNCVVHNIWQRGVKASHIPPAQAELYPRDCRVQFCLFYNDRPKRFEDDPTDTTKTYNGNYIGGIDVKNTHGWTISDNVFVGIQGRTREGRACVYISEEGHDCVIERNAIVDCDVGIALGNPSRVGDWLHAIDCVVRNNFITGCPETGILACYTKNCQVMHNTIHEPSSRFGRLIWVQNVNKDLVVENNLLSGAALLVTSDDVVESRLNYSAEDLSQLFADADTGDLHLVKPVKDIVNTAARLPLVSHDIDSQPRLDQPDIGADEFVFNQDAESTPSQETITQSRPAKEPSWVQPMQKVHAKFQGQFGYIAQFGDSITFSMAFWTPMGWDDPQQYLTQNDGLPKTPAGKRWRDVIQGERDKGPKHGNYSGWTVKNVLGVVDDVLENQSPEVAIIMVGTNDIASGNVPKSYKTDLEQVVKKCLAAHCIPILNTIPPRRNRETSVREINQIIKDVAKTYQVPLVDYHAEILKRRPNGSWQDTLISKDGVHPTGGKTNIYTTENLKNSGYALRNWLNFQAVRDVYFHVLHAKNPGEPSD; this comes from the coding sequence GTGAAACATTCTTGGTACACCACTATATTCGCCTATGTCATTATTGGTTGTCGCCTCGCGATGGCGGCTCCACCTGATTACGCTTGGCTGCCGCAAGCGCCTCGTCTTTCGGCTCCGACCGGCGAAGTGATTCATGCGACGAATGTCCAAGAGTTGTTTGCCGCCGCCAATACGATCAAACCTGGAGGCACGATTCTGCTTGCTGATGGACAATACGAATTGCCTTCGGTACTCACACTAGCAACGGACAACGTGACGCTTCGCAGTCGCTCGGGGAATCGACACGATGTTATTCTTGACGGCACCAATAGCCGGCATGGTGAATTAGTGCTAATCAGTGGTGAAGGCATTACGGTTGCCGATCTAACCATTCAGAACATCAAGTGGAACGGGTTTAAGATCGCCTCGGAACATGGAGCACAGCGGGCACGGATCTATAACTGCGTCGTTCACAATATTTGGCAGCGTGGTGTCAAAGCCTCTCATATTCCACCAGCACAAGCGGAGCTATATCCCCGCGATTGTCGAGTGCAATTCTGTCTGTTCTACAACGATCGGCCGAAACGTTTTGAAGATGATCCCACCGATACAACGAAGACTTACAACGGAAACTATATCGGTGGAATTGATGTCAAGAACACTCATGGTTGGACGATCAGTGACAATGTGTTCGTAGGCATTCAAGGCCGGACTCGCGAAGGACGGGCGTGTGTCTACATTTCCGAAGAGGGTCACGATTGTGTTATCGAACGGAATGCGATTGTTGACTGCGATGTTGGTATCGCCCTGGGCAACCCATCACGAGTGGGGGATTGGCTGCACGCCATCGACTGTGTGGTGCGGAACAACTTTATTACCGGTTGCCCCGAGACCGGAATTCTTGCGTGCTACACAAAGAACTGCCAGGTTATGCACAACACCATTCATGAACCCAGTAGCCGTTTTGGGCGACTCATTTGGGTGCAGAATGTCAATAAGGACTTAGTCGTCGAGAATAATTTGCTCAGCGGAGCGGCGTTGCTAGTCACGAGCGACGACGTGGTTGAATCTCGTTTGAACTATTCCGCCGAAGATCTCTCGCAATTGTTTGCCGATGCTGACACGGGGGATTTGCATTTAGTCAAACCTGTCAAAGACATCGTCAATACCGCAGCCCGACTGCCACTCGTGTCTCATGATATCGATAGTCAACCCCGCTTAGATCAGCCCGATATCGGAGCTGACGAGTTCGTCTTCAATCAGGATGCTGAATCAACACCGTCTCAAGAGACGATCACTCAATCTCGTCCAGCCAAGGAGCCGAGTTGGGTTCAGCCAATGCAAAAAGTTCATGCGAAATTCCAAGGCCAATTCGGGTATATTGCACAGTTCGGCGATTCAATTACCTTCAGCATGGCGTTTTGGACGCCTATGGGTTGGGACGATCCACAACAATATCTCACGCAGAATGATGGTCTCCCTAAAACACCCGCTGGCAAGCGATGGCGGGATGTGATCCAAGGCGAACGCGACAAAGGTCCCAAGCATGGCAACTATTCTGGATGGACGGTCAAGAATGTGTTGGGCGTGGTGGACGACGTTCTTGAAAATCAGTCCCCAGAAGTGGCAATTATCATGGTTGGGACCAATGATATTGCTAGTGGCAACGTACCGAAGTCCTATAAGACGGATCTTGAGCAAGTCGTCAAGAAGTGCCTAGCAGCTCACTGCATCCCGATCCTCAATACAATCCCACCGCGTCGAAATCGCGAGACGAGTGTTCGCGAGATCAACCAAATCATCAAGGATGTCGCCAAGACCTATCAGGTTCCGTTGGTTGACTACCACGCGGAGATTCTCAAAAGACGCCCCAACGGTTCCTGGCAAGACACGCTGATCTCTAAGGACGGCGTCCATCCCACCGGTGGCAAGACAAATATCTACACAACCGAAAATCTCAAGAACAGCGGCTACGCCTTACGCAATTGGCTCAATTTTCAAGCAGTCCGCGACGTCTACTTCCACGTCTTGCATGCTAAGAATCCGGGTGAACCTAGCGATTAG
- a CDS encoding aldehyde dehydrogenase family protein translates to MPFTTDAPAAGSETMSFLDQDHQLLIDGQWIPAESGKTFEVKNPADGSTLTSVAEGDRADIDKAVAAARKAFEDGPWSRMTASERGKLIWKLADLMDQHVEQFAEIEALDNGKPKSVAAVADVPLAIDLFRYMAGWATKIEGNTIPISVPYLPGAEFHSYTLREPVGVVGQIIPWNFPLLMAAWKLGPALATGCTIVLKVAEETPMSALRLGQLIQEAGFPPGVVNIVTGFGETAGAALAAHPDVDKIAFTGSTEVGKLIVKAAGETNLKKVTLELGGKSPNIILPDADLPAAIAGAANAIFFNHGQCCCAGSRLFVHRTQFDEVVEGVAAQAKEIKLGPGMHPETGMGPMVSQIQQDRVCSYLESGFREGAQAVVGGKRDACSGYFVEPTILVDTKPNMQVIQEEIFGPVVAAVPFDDPDELIATANDSIYGLAAAVWTKDISKGHRIARQLKAGTVWVNCYNIFDASLPFGGYKQSGWGREMGHEAVDLYTQTKAVTVQLH, encoded by the coding sequence ATGCCTTTCACTACAGACGCTCCCGCCGCCGGTTCCGAAACAATGTCGTTTCTTGATCAGGATCATCAGTTGTTGATCGATGGTCAGTGGATTCCCGCAGAATCCGGAAAGACGTTCGAAGTCAAGAATCCTGCGGACGGCAGCACATTGACTTCGGTCGCGGAAGGTGACCGGGCCGACATCGATAAAGCCGTGGCTGCCGCACGGAAGGCGTTTGAGGACGGCCCTTGGTCTCGGATGACAGCATCGGAACGGGGCAAACTGATCTGGAAACTCGCCGACTTGATGGATCAACACGTCGAGCAATTTGCCGAAATTGAAGCCCTCGACAACGGCAAACCGAAGTCCGTCGCCGCAGTCGCCGATGTTCCGCTGGCGATCGATCTGTTCCGATACATGGCAGGCTGGGCCACGAAAATCGAAGGGAACACGATTCCGATTTCGGTTCCCTATCTTCCCGGAGCTGAGTTTCACTCCTATACACTCCGAGAACCTGTCGGCGTGGTCGGACAAATCATTCCTTGGAACTTCCCACTGTTGATGGCGGCTTGGAAACTCGGACCGGCGTTGGCAACCGGCTGTACGATCGTGCTGAAAGTCGCTGAAGAAACCCCCATGAGTGCCCTGCGATTAGGGCAATTGATTCAAGAGGCCGGCTTTCCGCCAGGCGTCGTCAATATCGTGACAGGATTTGGTGAGACGGCCGGGGCAGCATTGGCCGCGCATCCAGATGTCGACAAGATCGCCTTCACAGGTTCCACCGAAGTCGGCAAACTCATCGTCAAAGCCGCTGGGGAAACCAATCTGAAGAAAGTCACGCTCGAGCTGGGAGGCAAAAGCCCAAACATCATTTTGCCCGATGCCGATCTTCCCGCCGCGATTGCCGGTGCAGCCAACGCGATCTTCTTCAATCATGGTCAGTGCTGTTGTGCCGGGTCTCGACTGTTCGTCCATCGCACGCAATTCGATGAAGTGGTGGAAGGAGTCGCGGCTCAGGCCAAAGAGATCAAACTCGGACCGGGCATGCATCCTGAGACCGGAATGGGGCCGATGGTCTCGCAAATTCAACAGGATCGCGTTTGCAGTTATCTGGAATCGGGTTTCCGAGAGGGAGCCCAGGCCGTCGTGGGCGGGAAACGAGATGCCTGTTCGGGCTACTTTGTTGAACCGACGATCCTCGTCGATACCAAACCCAATATGCAGGTAATTCAAGAAGAAATCTTCGGTCCCGTCGTCGCCGCCGTACCGTTTGATGATCCCGATGAACTCATCGCCACCGCCAACGATAGCATTTACGGCCTCGCCGCCGCCGTCTGGACCAAAGACATCAGCAAAGGCCATCGCATCGCCCGACAACTGAAAGCGGGTACTGTCTGGGTCAATTGCTACAACATCTTTGACGCGTCCCTGCCATTTGGTGGTTATAAACAGTCCGGTTGGGGGCGAGAAATGGGACACGAAGCTGTTGATCTCTATACACAAACCAAGGCGGTGACTGTCCAACTCCACTAA
- the cdd gene encoding cytidine deaminase, whose translation MSISTENRQRLIDAAIRVRKLAYAPYSEFQVGASLLSTSGELFTGCNVENVSYGLTICAERVAIANAVSQGERAFQGMALCTSSAGTPCGACSQVLAEFVSGEFPVLILDPTGIVRQELTLNDLLPIRFALPKVPSDQEGAN comes from the coding sequence ATGTCGATTTCCACCGAGAACCGGCAACGTCTGATCGACGCCGCCATTCGTGTCCGCAAGTTGGCGTATGCTCCTTACTCCGAATTCCAGGTGGGAGCGAGTCTGTTGAGCACATCGGGGGAATTGTTTACCGGCTGCAACGTCGAAAACGTCTCCTACGGTCTGACGATCTGTGCCGAACGAGTGGCAATTGCCAATGCGGTGAGTCAGGGAGAACGAGCGTTTCAAGGGATGGCCTTGTGCACGTCATCCGCCGGCACACCATGTGGAGCTTGCAGTCAGGTACTCGCGGAATTCGTGTCGGGTGAATTTCCCGTCCTGATCCTCGATCCCACGGGCATCGTGCGTCAAGAACTCACTCTTAACGATCTACTCCCAATCCGTTTCGCGCTGCCCAAAGTGCCGTCCGACCAAGAGGGGGCCAACTAG
- a CDS encoding lysophospholipid acyltransferase family protein — protein sequence MPKTKTDSQPEATPHPTRRNLYWLTIQFILRMFFTLRFRYRARGLENIPDSGGGLVLSNHQSSLDPLLIGLPLSRPVSFLARDTLFPIPVMGHILRKTYVMPINRDAASTATIRTAVGRMKHGFLVGIFPEGTRSRDGKIGKIKPGFIALARRSGLPVFPVGIAGANGCMPSGSIWPRQGHIHVVFGEPLSQDDLADHLKKGREEELTALIHERLTACQQAAEDWRSREMSGS from the coding sequence ATGCCGAAGACGAAAACTGATTCCCAACCCGAGGCGACTCCTCACCCGACCCGCCGCAACCTGTATTGGTTGACGATCCAATTCATCCTTCGCATGTTCTTCACGCTTCGGTTTCGATATCGGGCCCGTGGGCTGGAGAACATTCCGGACTCCGGTGGCGGTTTGGTGTTGAGCAACCATCAAAGTTCGCTCGATCCACTGTTGATCGGTTTGCCGTTGTCCCGCCCGGTGAGTTTCCTGGCCCGCGACACATTATTCCCGATCCCGGTCATGGGGCACATTCTGCGGAAGACGTACGTGATGCCGATCAATCGGGATGCCGCCAGTACCGCAACAATTCGCACCGCCGTCGGACGGATGAAGCACGGGTTTCTCGTCGGCATCTTCCCCGAGGGCACACGCAGTCGGGACGGGAAAATCGGTAAGATCAAACCCGGGTTCATCGCGTTGGCACGACGCAGCGGTTTGCCGGTCTTTCCCGTCGGCATCGCTGGTGCAAATGGTTGCATGCCGTCCGGTTCGATCTGGCCGCGGCAAGGGCACATCCATGTCGTTTTTGGCGAACCACTCTCGCAAGACGATCTCGCCGACCATCTCAAAAAAGGGCGAGAAGAAGAATTGACTGCCCTCATCCACGAGCGTTTGACGGCTTGTCAGCAAGCAGCCGAGGATTGGCGAAGTCGCGAGATGTCCGGCAGTTGA
- a CDS encoding alkaline phosphatase family protein, whose translation MTQPLIVMNVVGLTHEMLGPDTPHLSRLAADGFAQPMGTVLPAVTCSAQSTILTGTMPREHGIVANGWYFRDLSEVYLWRQSNRLVQGEKIWHTAKKRDSKYTTAQMFWWYNMYADVEYSVTPRPSYPADGRKVFDSYSHPAGLKDQLQADLGVFPLLRFWGPGADITSSAWIADASIQVMKQHDPTLTLVYLPHLDYNLQRLGPDDPEVREDIRQIDAVAGKLIDAARELGREVVVLSEYAITSATQPVHINRVLREAGFLTVRQEPLGWETLDYGASRAFAVSDHQIAHVYISDPADIPKVAEVLKQTDGIEMVLDRASQAEFGLDHERSGELIAVAAPGAWMTYYFWLDDEKAPDYARTVDIHRKPGYDPAELFIDPQIRFPKMRIASRLARKLLGFRYYMDLTPLDASLVRGTHGRLPTPGKETSEAPVFISSSRRIARDNIPMTSVKELLLELQFASQPSAS comes from the coding sequence ATGACGCAACCTTTGATTGTGATGAACGTTGTGGGGTTGACGCACGAGATGCTTGGCCCGGACACGCCCCATCTCTCGCGACTGGCAGCCGACGGGTTTGCCCAGCCGATGGGCACGGTATTGCCCGCGGTCACGTGTTCGGCTCAATCCACGATTTTGACGGGAACGATGCCCCGCGAGCATGGCATCGTGGCGAATGGTTGGTACTTCCGCGACTTGTCCGAAGTGTACTTGTGGCGTCAGTCAAATCGGCTGGTTCAAGGCGAGAAAATTTGGCACACCGCGAAAAAACGGGACTCCAAATATACGACCGCTCAGATGTTCTGGTGGTACAACATGTACGCGGATGTGGAGTATTCGGTCACACCGCGACCGAGTTACCCCGCCGATGGTCGGAAAGTATTCGATTCCTACAGCCATCCGGCAGGTCTCAAAGATCAACTGCAAGCGGATCTGGGTGTGTTCCCGTTGCTGCGTTTTTGGGGGCCGGGGGCGGACATCACGAGTTCCGCCTGGATTGCAGATGCTTCGATCCAGGTGATGAAGCAACACGACCCCACTTTGACACTCGTGTATCTCCCGCACCTCGATTACAACCTTCAGCGTCTGGGCCCCGATGATCCCGAAGTTCGCGAGGACATTCGCCAGATTGACGCGGTGGCCGGCAAGTTGATCGACGCCGCTCGCGAACTCGGTCGGGAAGTCGTGGTGCTTTCGGAGTATGCGATCACGTCCGCCACGCAGCCGGTTCATATCAACCGTGTCTTGCGGGAAGCCGGTTTTCTGACGGTGCGGCAGGAACCGCTCGGTTGGGAGACGCTCGATTACGGGGCATCGCGGGCCTTCGCGGTTTCCGATCATCAAATTGCTCATGTCTACATCTCCGACCCCGCGGACATTCCGAAAGTCGCGGAGGTGTTGAAGCAGACGGACGGAATCGAAATGGTGTTGGATCGGGCCTCGCAAGCCGAGTTCGGTCTCGATCACGAACGGTCTGGGGAATTGATCGCCGTTGCTGCACCGGGGGCGTGGATGACGTACTACTTCTGGTTGGATGACGAAAAGGCCCCTGACTACGCTCGCACGGTCGATATCCATCGCAAACCTGGTTACGATCCGGCGGAACTGTTCATCGATCCGCAAATCCGGTTTCCCAAAATGCGAATCGCATCGCGGTTGGCTCGTAAGCTACTTGGGTTTCGCTACTACATGGATTTGACGCCATTGGATGCAAGTCTCGTTCGTGGAACGCATGGTCGATTGCCAACCCCCGGAAAAGAAACCAGTGAGGCTCCGGTATTTATTTCCTCGTCGCGTCGGATTGCCCGTGACAATATCCCGATGACAAGCGTCAAAGAGTTGCTGTTGGAACTTCAATTCGCATCGCAACCGAGCGCCTCTTGA
- a CDS encoding LptF/LptG family permease, whose translation MESVRPMRLLQRYILWELTKVFLFLLSLLTILLVFVGVFKEISESGLGPWQVLQILPFIVPSLLPFTIPATLLLAVCVVYGRVAGDQEITAAKAAGINVMSLLLPAFLLGTVMSLVSLVLTDQVIPWAVANIQRTVTEAMEDIFLDMLRSNHQVKDEQRGFSINVMDVQGKTLIKPVFQYAPRGGSTATVQAAEATLKFDLDRQEVVLHLRNAHIDTAGDEQLFLTEDEYAFPLPQEIRKPNARHMSLNRIHGQLNGLEQQISEQRTRQDLDAAMLMAIGDFDRMIENEFVMFEKHQDFTIEEFNKLRTETFSRISMATSCFFFVLVGGPFAILQGRRQFLTSFFLCFLPILLGYYPIALLMMNLSKQGSVDPSYAMWAGNLLLGVVGLRVLFKVLRH comes from the coding sequence ATGGAGTCAGTCCGACCGATGCGATTGTTGCAGCGGTACATCCTCTGGGAATTGACAAAAGTCTTCCTGTTTTTGTTGAGCCTCCTCACAATCCTGTTGGTATTTGTGGGTGTGTTCAAGGAAATCAGTGAAAGCGGGCTTGGTCCGTGGCAGGTGCTACAGATCTTGCCGTTCATTGTGCCCAGTTTGCTTCCGTTTACCATTCCCGCAACGCTGCTGTTGGCCGTGTGTGTGGTGTATGGGCGTGTTGCCGGTGACCAGGAAATCACGGCGGCAAAAGCGGCGGGTATCAATGTGATGTCTCTGCTTCTTCCCGCGTTCTTGCTGGGCACGGTGATGAGTTTGGTCTCACTCGTGCTCACCGACCAAGTCATTCCATGGGCGGTTGCGAACATTCAACGCACCGTCACCGAAGCCATGGAAGACATCTTCCTGGATATGCTCCGCTCGAATCATCAGGTCAAGGATGAGCAACGCGGGTTCTCGATCAATGTGATGGATGTGCAAGGCAAAACGTTGATCAAACCGGTCTTTCAATATGCCCCGCGTGGTGGCAGCACGGCGACGGTGCAAGCAGCGGAAGCGACACTGAAGTTCGATCTCGATCGGCAAGAAGTCGTGCTGCATCTGCGGAACGCGCACATCGACACCGCCGGCGACGAGCAGCTATTCCTCACCGAGGATGAATACGCATTTCCATTGCCGCAGGAAATCCGCAAGCCCAACGCCCGACATATGAGCCTGAACCGCATTCATGGTCAGCTCAACGGTTTGGAACAACAAATTTCCGAGCAACGCACTCGGCAAGACCTCGACGCCGCCATGCTGATGGCGATCGGCGATTTCGACCGCATGATCGAAAACGAATTCGTGATGTTCGAGAAGCATCAAGACTTCACAATCGAAGAATTCAACAAGCTCCGGACGGAGACTTTCAGCCGAATTTCGATGGCCACAAGTTGCTTCTTCTTCGTGCTTGTCGGCGGACCGTTCGCGATTTTGCAAGGTCGTCGCCAATTCCTGACCAGTTTCTTCCTGTGTTTCCTGCCGATCTTGTTGGGGTACTATCCCATTGCGTTGTTGATGATGAACCTCTCCAAGCAAGGTAGCGTCGACCCATCATACGCGATGTGGGCGGGCAACTTGCTTCTGGGAGTCGTGGGACTGCGAGTGCTATTCAAAGTGCTGCGGCATTGA
- the rlmB gene encoding 23S rRNA (guanosine(2251)-2'-O)-methyltransferase RlmB, which produces MSRRATRKSRNQLMGGHQRCWVWGRHAVREILQAGRWPVMELLLADTLTDELDADFRTLANTRAVDVSAESPKRLSQLCGVKNHQGVIAKMPPFPYDVAKEVLQAAADQPLFVMLDRIQDSYNFGAILRSAEVLGVDGVFIGDMHQAEVNSLVARTSGGAVNHLKIAQVPDLVEWTQSLRQSGHQIVGASEKADRSPSDCNFQPATTLIIGNEGEGIRPELQELCNGLIAIPQCGQVGSLNAAVAAGILLYEARRQRNEVVSK; this is translated from the coding sequence ATGTCTCGACGCGCTACACGCAAGTCCCGGAATCAATTGATGGGCGGACACCAACGTTGTTGGGTGTGGGGTCGGCACGCAGTTCGCGAGATTCTTCAAGCCGGTCGTTGGCCGGTCATGGAACTGTTGTTAGCGGATACGCTGACCGATGAACTCGATGCGGATTTCCGAACGCTCGCCAATACCCGAGCAGTTGACGTCTCTGCCGAATCGCCGAAACGGCTAAGCCAACTCTGTGGTGTAAAGAACCATCAAGGCGTCATCGCGAAGATGCCGCCGTTTCCTTACGATGTGGCGAAAGAGGTTCTCCAAGCCGCTGCCGATCAGCCGCTGTTCGTGATGCTCGATCGGATTCAAGACTCCTACAACTTCGGTGCCATTTTGCGGTCGGCAGAGGTGTTGGGCGTGGATGGGGTCTTCATTGGGGACATGCACCAAGCGGAAGTGAACAGCTTGGTCGCTCGCACATCCGGAGGCGCAGTCAATCATTTGAAGATCGCCCAAGTCCCTGACCTTGTCGAATGGACCCAAAGTCTTCGCCAAAGCGGACACCAAATCGTCGGCGCGAGTGAAAAAGCCGACCGTTCGCCATCGGATTGCAATTTTCAACCGGCGACCACGCTCATCATCGGGAACGAGGGCGAAGGAATCCGACCGGAACTGCAAGAACTTTGCAACGGACTCATTGCGATCCCACAGTGCGGTCAAGTCGGTTCGCTCAACGCCGCGGTCGCCGCAGGCATTCTGCTGTATGAAGCAAGAAGACAGCGAAACGAAGTGGTTAGCAAGTAG
- a CDS encoding DUF1559 domain-containing protein, whose translation MPQRHRRSGFTLIELLVVIAIIAILIALLLPAVQQAREAARRTECKNKLKQLALACHNFHDVHDKFPYSIHDGQYNTSSRGWSWITQALPYLEQDNLHQEIKPGQGNTTMQMSATLNGQSVRYTILTAVRCPSDTADEISNSIANVGNGAPTSYKGVSGSNWAWGDFNISQPGGSNHGLNRGNGMFDRRMEEHNGTINGDTNYTKFRDIVDGTSNTFMIGESSNELSSHTGFWGHFNHTTATCAIPPNYKQSNGDPWTRGDWPRNYSFHSFHPGIVQFAMADGTVFGISENIDIDVYRALATIKGKEVAAIP comes from the coding sequence ATGCCGCAACGCCATCGTCGCTCTGGTTTCACGCTGATTGAACTCTTGGTCGTGATCGCGATTATCGCGATCTTGATTGCACTGTTATTGCCTGCGGTGCAGCAAGCTCGAGAGGCCGCACGTCGTACGGAATGTAAGAACAAACTCAAGCAACTCGCACTCGCTTGTCACAACTTTCACGACGTCCACGACAAATTTCCCTACTCCATTCATGACGGCCAATACAATACTAGTAGCCGAGGTTGGAGTTGGATCACTCAAGCATTGCCTTACCTCGAGCAAGATAACTTGCATCAGGAAATCAAGCCCGGCCAAGGCAACACAACAATGCAGATGAGTGCTACCCTGAATGGGCAATCGGTGCGATACACGATACTGACGGCTGTTCGCTGTCCGAGTGATACCGCCGACGAGATTTCGAACAGCATCGCGAATGTCGGCAATGGAGCCCCAACAAGTTACAAAGGCGTTTCTGGTAGTAATTGGGCTTGGGGAGACTTCAACATTTCTCAACCAGGTGGTTCCAATCACGGTCTGAACCGCGGCAACGGTATGTTCGATCGTCGGATGGAAGAACACAACGGAACGATCAATGGTGACACAAACTATACCAAGTTCCGCGATATCGTGGATGGAACCAGCAATACGTTCATGATTGGTGAATCTTCCAACGAACTTTCGAGTCACACCGGTTTCTGGGGGCACTTCAATCATACGACCGCAACCTGTGCCATTCCGCCAAACTACAAACAATCCAACGGCGACCCGTGGACACGAGGGGACTGGCCTCGCAACTACTCGTTCCACAGTTTCCATCCCGGTATTGTGCAATTCGCTATGGCTGATGGAACGGTCTTCGGTATCAGCGAGAATATCGATATTGATGTCTATCGGGCACTCGCAACGATCAAAGGGAAAGAGGTCGCTGCCATTCCATAA
- a CDS encoding alpha/beta hydrolase-fold protein: MSWETTTIGGRPADIFEPTNPNPRGSVVLFLHGHGGETLLDKPAYTAELDRHGLRCVCPHGGQSWWLDVPSPEFEGSTPLKFVSEQVMGWIEQHWQVQPTQIGLLGVSMGGQGVLQVAYRQPTVFPVIVAVSPTIDFHLVHGEGLVLDQLFPDAETARQATAILQIQMLNWPRHQLITCDPADAHWYDGAARMVMKLRSSGMPVETDFETTVDGHSWNYFNTVAPNVVQFLAEKLEKESRRLV; the protein is encoded by the coding sequence ATGTCTTGGGAAACGACCACCATCGGCGGACGTCCGGCGGATATTTTCGAGCCAACAAACCCGAATCCGCGAGGCTCGGTGGTTCTGTTCCTACACGGACACGGCGGGGAAACACTCCTCGACAAACCCGCGTATACAGCGGAGTTGGACCGTCACGGTTTGCGGTGCGTGTGTCCGCATGGAGGGCAAAGCTGGTGGCTCGATGTGCCATCGCCGGAGTTCGAAGGCAGCACGCCGTTGAAGTTCGTCAGCGAGCAAGTCATGGGTTGGATTGAGCAACATTGGCAGGTCCAACCGACGCAGATCGGATTGCTGGGCGTAAGTATGGGCGGGCAGGGCGTGTTGCAGGTGGCGTATCGCCAACCGACGGTGTTCCCGGTGATTGTCGCTGTCTCGCCGACAATCGACTTTCATCTCGTGCATGGCGAAGGTCTAGTGCTCGACCAGTTATTCCCCGACGCCGAAACCGCCCGCCAAGCGACGGCGATTCTGCAAATCCAAATGCTGAATTGGCCGCGACATCAACTCATTACCTGTGATCCCGCCGACGCTCACTGGTACGACGGAGCCGCTCGCATGGTGATGAAACTCCGCTCGTCTGGGATGCCTGTCGAAACGGATTTTGAAACCACGGTTGACGGTCATAGCTGGAACTACTTCAACACCGTCGCCCCGAACGTGGTGCAGTTTCTTGCCGAGAAACTCGAAAAAGAAAGCCGCCGTTTGGTGTGA
- a CDS encoding DUF1802 family protein: MLAANRFAFKEWASVCIALAEGRQSVIFRKGGIHESQGEFTVDHPEFWLFPTKFHQDPTELSDEHGDLIPRSQSLTAPADTVHFQHYVVVTDIIRLQDESRLPYLTGLHVWSDQTLSQRFHYRHPGLFALLVSVFTLAEPIALPDSPHFAGCRSWVDLPEELPVAGLKPVLSAAESEKHWSELRVALTSSQIV, translated from the coding sequence ATGCTCGCTGCCAATCGTTTTGCATTCAAGGAATGGGCTTCTGTGTGTATTGCGCTCGCGGAGGGTCGGCAGAGCGTAATTTTTCGCAAAGGTGGCATCCACGAGTCCCAAGGTGAATTCACCGTCGATCATCCAGAATTCTGGTTGTTTCCGACGAAGTTTCATCAAGATCCGACGGAATTATCGGATGAACATGGTGATCTCATTCCGCGTTCGCAATCACTCACAGCACCGGCCGACACCGTTCACTTCCAACATTATGTCGTCGTCACCGATATCATTCGTTTGCAGGACGAATCGCGATTGCCCTATCTGACGGGTTTGCATGTCTGGTCGGATCAGACGTTGTCTCAACGCTTTCACTACCGTCACCCTGGCCTATTCGCATTGCTTGTGAGTGTATTCACTCTCGCGGAACCGATTGCGTTGCCCGACTCTCCACACTTTGCGGGTTGCCGAAGCTGGGTCGACTTGCCGGAAGAACTCCCAGTTGCGGGTCTCAAACCCGTACTTTCCGCTGCGGAATCGGAAAAACACTGGAGCGAACTGCGGGTGGCGTTGACGTCTTCGCAGATCGTTTGA